The Negativicutes bacterium region CGGTTTTGTGATTAAACCGGGTGAAAGAGTACTAATCGTTGAAGACATTGTAACAACCGGAGGATCAATTAAGGAAGTTTTAGATGTAGTGCTTGAGCAAGGTGGAATTCCGGTTGGTATTGGGATGTTAGTTGATCGTAGTGGCGGAAAAGCTAGCTTTGGTGAAGTTCCTTATAAAGCTTTGTTAAACTTGGATGTAACTACCTATGACCCTAGCAATTGTCCGCTATGTAAAGAAAATATTCCGATGACTAAACGTGGTAGTCGTAAGTTATAAAAACTAGTGTTTCCTGTAAGAGGGGAACACTTTTGTTTTTTAAAGATAAAAGTACTAATGATATAGTATTTAAAAGGAATTAAAACAATTTTAACCAGAAAAAATCTTGTCATAAATACATAAATATGCTAAAATAATTACTATCGTAAGAAATGCGGAAATAGCTCAGTGGTAGAGCATCGCCTTGCCAAGGCGAGGGTCGCGAGTTCGAATCTCGTTTTCCGCTCCATAGGGGTATAGCTCAATTGGTAGAGTAGCGGTCTCCAAAACCGTTGGTTGTGGGTTCAAGTCCTACTGCCCCTGCCAGAAAAAAATTAACCACCGATTAACGGTGGTTTTTAATTTTATCCGGCGATATTATTTTATAAAACACTAGAAAATACCAGGATATAAAGTTATAATGATTAAATTAAAACGGTAAAGATAGTGGTAGTGTAAAGATAATTTTCAATAGGAGGATTGTTATGTATAGTTTTAAAAATGATTATAGTGAATCTGTGCATCATAATATCTTAACGGCAATTAGTGCTTTGGGATTAAAACAAAATGATGGCTATGGTATGGATGATTATTGTGCGGTAGCTAAAGAAA contains the following coding sequences:
- a CDS encoding orotate phosphoribosyltransferase, which encodes GFVIKPGERVLIVEDIVTTGGSIKEVLDVVLEQGGIPVGIGMLVDRSGGKASFGEVPYKALLNLDVTTYDPSNCPLCKENIPMTKRGSRKL